A region of the Electrophorus electricus isolate fEleEle1 chromosome 7, fEleEle1.pri, whole genome shotgun sequence genome:
gactgtatctctgtcctggggtgtgtgtgtgagactgtatctctgtctgtgtgtgtgagactgtatctctgtcctggggtgtgtgtgtgagactgtatctctgtcctgggtgtgtgtgtgagactgtatctctgtcctggggtgtgtgtgtgagactgtatctctgtcctggggtgtgtgtgtgagactgtatctctgtcctggggtgtgtgtgtgagactgtatctctgtcctggggtgtgtgtgtgagactgtatctctgtcctggggtgtgtgtgtgagactgtatctctgtcctggggtgtgtgtgtgagactgtatctctgtcctggggtgtgtgtgtgtgagactgtatctctgtcctgggttgcgcgtgtgtgtgtgagactgtatctctgtcctgggttgcgcgtgtgtgtgtgagactgtatctctgtcctgggttgcgcgtgtgtgtgtgagactgtatctctgtcctgggttgcgcgtgtgtgtgtgagactgtatctctgtcctgggttgcgcgtgtgtgtgtgagactgtatctctgtcctgggttgcgcgtgtgtgtgtgagactgtatctctgtcctgggttgcgcgtgtgtgtgtgagactgtatctctgtcctgggttgcgcgtgtgtgtgtgagactgtatctctgtcctgggttgcgcgtgtgtgtgtgagactgtatctctgtcctgggttgcgcgtgtgtgtgtgagactgtatctctgtcctgggttgcgcgtgtgtgtgtgagactgtatctctgtcctgggttgcgcgtgtgtgtgtgagactgtatctctgtcctgggttgcgcgtgtgtgtgtgagactgtatctctgtcctgggttgcgcgtgtgtgtgtgagactgtatctctgtcctgggttgcgcgtgtgtgtgtgagactgtatctctgtcctgggttgcgcgtgtgtgtgtgagactgtatctctgtcctgggttgcgcgtgtgtgtgtgagactgtatctctgtcctgggttgcgcgtgtgtgtgtgagactgtatctctgtcctgggttgcgcgtgtgtgtgtgagactgtatctctgtcctgggttgcgcgtgtgtgtgtgagactgtatctctgtcctgggttgcgcgtgtgtgtgtgagactgtatctctgtcctgggttgcgcgtgtgtgtgtgagactgtatctctgtcctgggttgcgcgtgtgtgtgtgagactgtatctctgtcctgggttgcgcgtgtgtgtgtgagactgtatctctgtcctgggttgcgcgtgtgtgtgtgagactgtatctctgtcctgggttgcgcgtgtgtgtgtgagactgtatctctgtcctgggttgcgcgtgtgtgtgtgagactgtatctctgtcctgggttgcgcgtgtgtgtgtgagactgtatctctgtcctgggttgcgcgtgtgtgtgtgagactgtatctctgtcctgggttgcgcgtgtgtgtgtgagactgtatctctgtcctgggttgcgcgtgtgtgtgtgagactgtatctctgtcctgggttgcgcgtgtgtgtgtgagactgtatctctgtcctgggttgcgcgtgtgtgtgtgagactgtatctctgtcctgggttgcgcgtgtgtgtgtgagactgtatctctgtcctgggttgcgcgtgtgtgtgtgagactgtatctctgtcctgggttgcgcgtgtgtgtgtgagactgtatctctgtcctgggttgcgcgtgtgtgtgtgagactgtatctctgtcctgggttgcgcgtgtgtgtgtgagactgtatctctgtcctgggttgcgcgtgtgtgtgtgagactgtatctctgtcctgggttgcgcgtgtgtgtgtgagactgtatctctgtcctgggttgcgcgtgtgtgtgtgagactgtatctctgtcctgggttgcgcgtgtgtgtgtgagactgtatctctgtcctgggttgcgcgtgtgtgtgtgagactgtatctctgtcctgggttgcgcgtgtgtgtgtgagactgtatctctgtcctgggttgcgcgtgtgtgtgtgagactgtatctctgtcctgggttgcgcgtgtgtgtgtgagactgtatctctgtcctgggttgcgcgtgtgtgtgtgagactgtatctctgtcctgggttgcgcgtgtgtgtgtgagactgtatctctgtcctgggttgcgcgtgtgtgtgtgagactgtatctctgtcctgggttgcgcgtgtgtgtgtgagactgtatctctgtcctgggttgcgcgtgtgtgtgtgagactgtatctctgtcctgggttgcgcgtgtgtgtgtgagactgtatctctgtcctgggttgcgcgtgtgtgtgtgagactgtatctctgtcctgggttgcgcgtgtgtgtgtgagactgtatctctgtcctgggttgcgcgtgtgtgtgtgagactgtatctctgtcctgggttgcgcgtgtgtgtgtgagactgtatctctgtcctgggttgcgcgtgtgtgtgtgagactgtatctctgtcctgggttgcgcgtgtgtgtgtgagactgtatctctgtcctgggttgcgcgtgtgtgtgtgagactgtatctctgtcctgggttgcgcgtgtgtgtgtgagactgtatctctgtcctgggttgcgcgtgtgtgtgtgagactgtatctctgtcctgggttgcgcgtgtgtgtgtgagactgtatctctgtcctgggttgcgcgtgtgtgtgtgagactgtatctctgtcctgggttgcgcgtgtgtgtgtgagactgtatctctgtcctgggttgcgcgtgtgtgtgtgagactgtatctctgtcctgggttgcgcgtgtgtgtgtgagactgtatctctgtcctgggttgcgcgtgtgtgtgtgagactgtatctctgtcctgggttgcgcgtgtgtgtgtgagactgtatctctgtcctgggttgcgcgtgtgtgtgtgagactgtatctctgtcctgggttgcgcgtgtgtgtgtgagactgtatctctgtcctgggttgcgcgtgtgtgtgtgagactgtatctctgtcctgggttgcgcgtgtgtgtgtgagactgtatctctgtcctgggttgcgcgtgtgtgtgtgagactgtatctctgtcctgggttgcgcgtgtgtgtgtgagactgtatctctgtcctgggttgcgcgtgtgtgtgtgagactgtatctctgtcctgggttgcgcgtgtgtgtgtgagactgtatctctgtcctgggttgcgcgtgtgtgtgtgagactgtatctctgtcctgggttgcgcgtgtgtgtgtgagactgtatctctgtcctgggttgcgcgtgtgtgtgtgagactgtatctctgtcctgggttgcgcgtgtgtgtgtgagactgtatctctgtcctgggttgcgcgtgtgtgtgtgagactgtatctctgtcctgggttgcgcgtgtgtgtgtgagactgtatctctgtcctgggttgcgcgtgtgtgtgtgagactgtatctctgtcctgggttgcgcgtgtgtgtgtgagactgtatctctgtcctgggttgcgcgtgtgtgtgtgagactgtatctctgtcctgggttgcgcgtgtgtgtgtgagactgtatctctgtcctgggttgtgtgtgtgtgagactgtatctctgtcctgggttgtgtgtgtgtgagactgtatctctgtcctgggttgcgcgtgtgtgtgtgagactgtatctctgtcctggggtgcgcgtgtgtgtgtgagactgtatctctgtcctggggttgcgcgtgtgtgtgtgagactgtatctctgtcctgggttgcgcgtgtgtgtgtgagactgtatctctgtcctgggttgtgtgtgtgtgagactgtatctctgtcctgggttgtgtgtgtgtgtgtgagactgtatctctgtcctgggttgtgtgtgtgtgagactgtatctctgtcctgggttgtgtgtgtgtgagactgtatctctgtcctgggttgtgtgtgtgtgtgagactgtatctctgtcctgggttgtgtgtgtgtgtgagactgtatctctgtcctgggtgtgtgtgtgtgtgtgtgtgagactgtatctctgtcctggggtgtgtgtgtgtgtgtgtgagactgtatctctgtcctggggggtgtgtgtgtgagactgtatctctgtcctggggtgtgtgtgtgtgtgtgtgtgagactgtatctctgtcctgggtgtgtgtgtgtgtgtgtgagactgtatctctgtcctgggtgtgtgtgtgtgtgtgtgagactgtatctctgtcctgggtgtgtgtgtgtgtgtgtgtgagactgtatctctgtcctgggtggtgtgtgagactgtatctctgtcctgggtggtgtgtgagactgtatctctgtcctgggttgcgcgtgtgtgtgtgagactgtatctctgtcctgggttgtgtgtgtgtgagactgtatctctgtcctgggttgcgcgtgtgtgtgtgagactgtatctctgtcctgggttgcgcgtgtgtgtgtgagactgtatctctgtcctgggttgtgtgtgtgtgtgtgtgtgtgtgtgtatctctgtcttCCCTCAGCCTGATGCAGTCAACAGGGTCTGTGATTTCTGGGTCTGTTGTGGTCGTGTCTACCTGGTGTGTTGACTAGATGTAAAAGCATTGTACAGCATCCTGGGTACTGAGGAAGGTGTCGTATAATACTATATGTGTTACTGTAAGGTGATGTATAatactatattgtgtgtgtgtgtgtgtgtgtgtgtctgtgtttaggaGGATATCATATCCATCTGGAACAAAACGGCCAGTGACCAGGCCACTACTGCCCGCATCAGAGACACACTACGCCGAGTTCTCAACCTGCCCCCCAACACCATCATGGAgtataagacacacacagacagtataaagtgagtctctctctctctctctcacacacacacacacacacacacacacacacacacacacacacacacacacacacacaacctgcccCTCAACACCCTAATGgagtataaaacacacacagacagtatatAGTGCATCttgtacacacgcgcacacacacagtttttgttgtatttgtgtgtgtgtgcgcgcacgtgcgcaGGGCCTGGGAGGATTTCCACGGTCTTGTGAACGCTAGCGGCGGCCGTTAGCTCTTTCAGCTAAAGTGCCCATGGTAGGAACCAGCTCTACTGGACTAAACTTTACAGATTCTTGCTTATTACTGATATTGTATGGTGTCTAacttttgtattattattttgtattctaGGTTTAGTTTACTTTCGTGTGGATGAAGAGGACATTTCTAGAGGAGGAAATTAATTTATCGATTCttaccattttttaaaacaaacaccacactgcTGATAAGACCAGGTTTCCCGGCGAAGACGTGTGGATTCTTTTAATTTATCTGATCAGGTGAAACACCCCTGCAAACTGAGAACAAAGAAAGACACAAAGGACTTTTTACATCTGCCAGTGGCTAAGCAGCAGAACTTCAGTGGCTGTTCCAGATGACTGCAGGTGCTGCCTtcagccagcagggggagcctGCAGGAAAGGAGCCTCAGAGACTGCAGCTGTCCTGGCTCAGAAGAAGGCTGATTAACCAAACCATGCAATTCACGTGAACGGCTGCGTCACTGTAGAAAcgtgacggtgaacgagtgcgTTATCGTAGTCTTCAACACCCGTTAGCCACTTTAGGGAGAGAACACCTTTATTGCTCATCACAACAGGGTTACATTTTACTATAGTGCAGTATTTGAACTAGTGTTACAAAGAagaggaaaacattttaattttgaattgCTCTAAGAAACGAAAGGATATATTTGTAGGTTATCTGAGGCGCTCTGAATGAGATCTGCTTCTGACCATTTTCCATGTTGATTGTCCGGGAGGGTAGGGGACAGAAAACCCGACTTGGGTGCCTATCGCGCTGTGCCTGGCTGGGAGAGCTCTCTGCTGTTGCCTAGGTTACCCAGGAGCGCTCCGCATTCTGGGATGCCACTGTGGGAGGAGCCTGATGTAGTGTGGGCATTCCCTCCCCAAATGCAGGGGCTGGGGTTTATCGGTTTGCATCTCTTACGTACTGCCTGCATAGGAGTGGTGCTGCTTGCAGTATTGTTCTGACTGCGATCGAATGATGAAAGCAATAAATGTTGAACACACAGCTGCTAACCCTGCTGGAGAGACACTGATTGGTCAGGGTCATGTCTGCATACACCCACTTGTTTTTGTCATTGGTTCATGCTCCAGCACATGAAAATTAACATGATCATCATTTGCATATTACttaatatgaaataatgacaCAGGTTAAAAGTTCTGAATGTTACCTTTAAATCAAGCgcatctctgtcctctctgggcAAAGTGTGGATTTCCAGCGGACACACGTATGCCAGCAGCATGGAGTTCTGGTGTTTCCCTTTATCAACACGTTATCCCCCAGATCAGGGAACCCAAGGTCATTTGATAAACGGCTGTTAAACACAAGGTCATCGTGCCTGCCGTTTTTGGAGTTTACGAGTGTAAAGGCGTCTTCACATCTTTGGTCCGGTTTTGAGATGCTAAATGTGAGCTATTGAGTTTCTGTTTGCCTCTGAATTCATCCTGCTACATCATCCGTAAAGACAAGGAATGCTACCACCGGTGTTCACACGGGCCAAAGACATCATCTAACCTCTGTCGTGTTCCACAGACGATGGCAGATGCTTTAGGTCGTGACGTGTGCTTCCCGTCTCAGATTCTGTGTGCTGGAGTAAGGGGAACAAAATCTCCTGTTTTGTGCCTTTAAAGATCAAATGCGTGTGGGGGTTTGGGAATTCTGTGTATTTGATGGTATGACAAAGCCCTCGCTCAGGTAAGACGTTCTCTGGGATACTGCACGTTCCTGCAGTGTTTCCCTGTGATATCACTCGACTCAACTTTAAGATTCCTCCGATGCAGTTTCAACAGGCCAGAAGTTTTGTACAGTTTTATTAATGCAGGATTCTGGGAAGAATTAAGAATTACCCACAGATCTTTAAACTCAAAAGAATAGCCCGTTTCTTCTTGAAGAGTTCACTTGCCTTTGGTTCAGCTCATTTCAAAGAACATATGATTCTGTAGAGGAGAATGGGAgggagagtgttcagtgtttcactgaGTTTTAATGCACCAGCTTCCCTAAACAGGTGTCGTCTGTCCGGGCAAATCTGAATCTGAGTGAGACGACAAACTCACCAGTAGAAACGTAGCAGCAAGCAGCAGCACTTTGGTGTTCACACACATGTTCGGGGGGACTGCCAGAGACAATGAGAATCAAGACCCATATCAACCAACCCATACTGGACAATACTGATACATTAGAAGCCTTATCAGTGAAAAACTGTCACAGACAGCAGAGGATCTCGGCTGTTAGCCCAAACCCCAGTCACAACGTTCTCTACCAGCCTATCCAGGCAGATTAAAGCTTTGGATTCTTGCTTTCATAAATGCTGGTGTGGTCTAATCTCAGGTGGTATAAATCTAGCCTGTCCAGGAGCAGCGCTGGGATTATGTCCTGGACAGCTGTTGTCTGGACGCTGCTCTCACCAGCCAGGCCGAAGTGCTCGTGGTCCATGTTGCAGTTCTCGCTGTAACCCTGCCAGTGCTTCCAGACCGTTCCAACACGCTCGCCGATCATGGAGACCACCTAAACAAACCGCCAGAGCAAATAAAAAGTGAAGAGAACTGATTCAGGGGAGGGCCGGTTGTTTCTTAAAACCGAAGCAAATTCTTATTAACTCATAGGTCGTGACTTCTCCAGACAAAGTCGTTGGGTGTGTCCAACCCAGCTCCTGAAGCTGCTGTTGTGCAGTTTCCACCTCACATTATTTAGCCAGTTAGGATCTACTGTGTCTCAAGTGTCTGAGGTATTAGTGTGTTCACCTTAggttttcaagtttcaagtttggtttatttgtcacatacatagtcatgcacagtataactcgcagggaaatggtggagagtgttctgtccacactgaggaaaaagaaaaacgggtgcacagagaatatatatatatgtacaaaaatatatgaacaatGGTTTTGCAGGTTGCTATAGCTCTAGAGAAGGTTGGTAGCTCTACAGAAGCAGGGTTGGCATCTTTGACCTTAAGAGGCTTCTGACCGATAAACCTGCACTAAAGAGGAATCACCGATTTCAGAATGGCAGTTTGCTGATTGAGGAGTAAATAAGTAATTCAGGCTTATTTACagacttttatttctttacagaTTTGGCAAAGGGGACCAGAAATCAAATCTACAATGAAACAAGCAATTGAATTTATTTCCTCCAGGCTACTAGTGACACTATAACACTACACGCGCCTTCTGAGTTGTGTGTAATGCTGAGAGCACTAAAATGGTGGTAAATCTGCACAAGGTCAATTATCTTCATGATTTTTACTTGCAGCGTCCAGCCTGCACCTCTCCAATATTCAATAATTACGGTTACAAACAATACGCAAACGTTTCTATGCAGGCCAAACAACTTGTGCAAAACTTCTAAAATAATGTCTATGTTATCTTGCAGCATATCTGTGcgttttgtttgtgtaaacgTTCTGTGAGGTAGCACTAGGGTCTTCAAACACTAGAGACCTGCTcatttttttcatcaaaacaatCTAAATGACTGtgtttacttttattaataAGCAAATTATGAAGAAAACTTGAAAAACCTTAAATTCCTCTTAAAGAAGCAAGTTGTCTGAATACTCATCCGTCATGAGGcaatctacacacactctccaccaagAAGGAGATTAGCGAAACAAACAGTGGGAGGAGTCTAACCTGGAACTCCTGGTCGGGGAGGCAGCGGATTGGACAGCAAGAGCCTTGTATCCTCAGGGAGGAGGAGCCCGCAGAGTCACACACCTCAAAGTACGGCGTGAACATACTCCACCTGACAGACAGAGGGCGCCGTGTCCGCATAgtcaaataaaacaggaaatgcagaactagacacaaaaacaaaaataccacTAGGTGTGTCAGCATTGAAAGTAAGAAGGTTTCCATACTGCAGTCTATGGGCCGCTGAGATGGTAGCCATGTCTGAGGCAGTCAAATCCTTTAATTTATGAGCAAAATAACTGTCTAAGGTTTAACCCTATAGTTGGGAAATGCAGCCACCATTAGACAGAAATCATCAACTGTATTTGCATAACTTACATTAGCATATTGTTCATTACCATAATCAGCCATGCCCTCTGGGTGAAAAGAATGGGCTTGTTTTCCTTTAAGTCCTAGCCAATCACAGGTGTCCGGGCGGTTGGAGCTCTCTGGAGTGTGTTTGGCTGTACGGTAAACTGTGTTTGTTGTAACTGCCTTGGACCCTGTCAGCTACGCTCAGAGTGCAGGTTGATGTGGAAACCTATCCACTTAAACCAGCTGGGTTAGACCACCTTGGTTCATCAGCCAGTAAACAGGTTTGTTTATGAGCTGCGGCAGGTGGGCTAAAGTTCTAACAGCAGCCTGAGGAGGTTTAGGAGATTCCCACCTGCAGTACActcattattaaattaatttgtatttgtgtgtgtgtatgtgtgcatgtgtgtgagagtgcactcaggcgtgtgtgtgtgtgtgtgtgtgtgtgtgtgtgtgtgtgtgtgagaaagacagtACCTCTGGTGAACAGTACCAATAAGCCCTCCCCGGGCTGTGTGGACCCTCATTTCCATCAAGCAGCATCCAAAACAGCACGTCTCTGCCCTCAGGGGTCTTTCAAAGAGGAAGACAAGCTGCCGGTCGCTGTCAAAACCCTGGAGGGAGCAGGAGCGGGCAggaccacagcactgcacacacacacatgagctctctgacacacacacacacacacacacacacacacacacacacacacatacacacacacacagtagtataGCTAGCCTCCTTCTGTCCTCACTGCCTTCTACAGGGGGACAACAGAGCATCCTGACCAGCTGTCTGATACAGACCTGTCTCCTCACAGAACTGTCTCACAGTCTGCTAGGGgacctgtctcctgtctcctgtctcctgtctcctgtctcctgtctccagGGTGTCTCCCTCCATAGCacctctcagcacacacactatagtcaAAGGGGTGAAGCATGATGGACCTGGAGCACTACATCACCCACATCACTTACAACAcccacatcacctacatcacccacatcacttacaacacccacatcacctacatcacccacatcacttacaacacccacatcacttacaacacccacatcacctacatcaccacatcacttacaacacccacaacacccacATCACCCACATCACTTACAACACCCACATCACCCACATCACTTATAACAcccacatcacctacatcacccacatcacctacatcacccacatcacctacaacacccacatcacttacaacacccacatcacccacatcaccacatcacttACAACACCCACATCACTTACAACACCCACATCACTTACAACACCCACATCACCCACATCACCCACAACACCCACATCACTTACAACACCTACATCACCTACAACAcccacatcacctacatcacttacaacacccacatcacctacatcacccacatcacttacaacacccacatcacttacaacacccacatcacctacatcacccacaacacccacatcacccacatcacttacaacacccacatcacctacatcacccaCATCACTTATAACACCCACATCACCCACAACACCCACATCACCCACATCACCCACATCACTTACAACACCCACATCACCCACATCACTTATAACAcccacatcacctacatcacttacaacacccacatcacctacatcactaacacccacatcacctacatcacccacatcacttacaacacccacatcacctacatcacccacatcacttacaacacccacatcacctacatcacccacatcacccacatcacctacatcacccacatcacccacatcacttacaacacccacatcacctacatcatCTACATCACCTATATGATctacatcacctacatcacccaTAACATCCCCAACAcccacatcacctacatcacccCAACACctacatcacatacatcatCTACAACACCTACATCACCCACATCATCTACAACACCTACATCACCCACATCATCTACAACACCTACATCACCTACATCATCTACAACACCTACATCACCCACCTCACCTACATCACCCCAACACctacatcacctacatcacctATATTACCTACATCACCCACCTCACCTATATCACCCATAACAcccacatcacctacatcacccataacacccccaacacccacatcacctacatcacccCAACACATACATCATCTACAACACCTACATCACCCACATCATCTACAACACCTACATCACCCACATCACCTACAACACCAATaacacccccaacacatacATCACTCACAACACCTACAACACCCACATCACCCCCAACATCTACATCACCTacaacacccacaacaccccAACACCTACATCACCCACAatactatgtatgtgacgaataaaccgaacttgaataCCCACATCACCTACAATACCCACCACTAACCCCAAAGTGAACTCATCCCACCACTAACCCCAAACAGAACCTCTTTCTTGCATGTCATTGTACATTTGTTTcctagtcctaacccttaccctagtcctaacccttaccttagtcctaacccttaccctagtcctaacccttaccttagtcctaacccttaccctagtcctaacccttaccttagtcctaacccttaccctagtcctaacccttaccctagtcctaacccttaccttagtcctaacccttaccctagtcctaacccttaccttagtcctaacccttaccttagtcctaacccttaccctagtcctaacccttaccttagtcctaacccttaccctagtcctaacccttaccttagTCCTAACCCTTACTTTagtcctaacccttaccctagtcctaacccttaccttagtcctaacccttaccctagtcctaacccttaccttagtcctaacccttaccttagtcctaacccttaccctagtcctaacccttaccttagtcctaacccttaccttagtcctaacccttaccttagtcctaacccttaccttagtcctaacccttaccttagTCCTACTCCCTTTAGTTATAATGTGGCCTTGAGTTTCTAAAAAGGcacatgaaattattattattatttttactattattattattactattattattattattattattgaaaacAAGAAATGACACCTAGATTCAGGGTATACGATCTCTGTGcaggaatgacaataaaacctggCTGGACTTGATAACATAGTgttaactttacatttattgtcTCTAATATATCAGCAGTGTTGTTCTGTTGGTGTGCTGGGATTTGGTCTCCTGTCACATAATTACCTTCCACAGCCACAAACAGCTGCgcttttgtttctgtggcaATGGTGTATGTTCTGCGGGATATGCACTGTGGTCCTGAAACACAAAATGAACTGCAGTGGGCGTCTCAGCGGGAAAGAAGCGCCCGTGTAGAAACAAACACGTCTGCATAAGGAATAGTACACCCCACAGACCTTTTGACTGTAGTTTCACAAACCATTATTGTATTGTTTAGATGTAGAAGATCGTATGAAGAAGCGCTCaaaaagtgagagaggaagaaagctATCTGTGGGCTGATTCTTCAGACAGAGCTTAAGAACTTAAATGACATCTAAGCAACTTCCCCATGTGTGAATGAACAACTGCGTAAACTAACAGGGATGTATAAACACACTTAAGGAGGAAGATGGTTTCAGTGACTGTGCTTTCAGCAATGCAGCATGGTTTTGTTTCATCTTAGGAAACGT
Encoded here:
- the LOC113584430 gene encoding phospholipid scramblase 2, with the translated sequence MSAMTAQSSPFILEREKHIEMLFRAFQRWRHPTAAQEQGLFHGHAAASSQAAGPGGSGTGAAGMEVETDERPEQWVTAGVPAGLAVLRSVSHLHITAIPELQGPQCISRRTYTIATETKAQLFVAVEESSCVCVQCCGPARSCSLQGFDSDRQLVFLFERPLRAETCCFGCCLMEMRVHTARGGLIGTVHQRWSMFTPYFEVCDSAGSSSLRIQGSCCPIRCLPDQEFQVVSMIGERVGTVWKHWQGYSENCNMDHEHFGLAVPPNMCVNTKVLLLAATFLLNHMFFEMS